The nucleotide sequence CCTACCTGGGCCTCGACTGCTGCCGCGCCATCCGCGTCATCACCCGCCACTGCTGGACCTCCATGCTCACCACCCTCGGCTTCACCACCCAGGAGAGCGACATCCTCCGCGGCTACTGCGACTTCGAGGCCACCGCCCCTCCCCCCGCCCCTGAGCTCCCGCCGCCTCCCACCACCGCACCCACTGCTTCGAAGGCCGACACGGAACTCGCCTTCGATGACCCAACGGTCTAAGCCTCTAATGCTGCAGTCCTACTACTTATTACACGAGTATTGGTCATCACGTAGTCTTACACTTATACGTATCACACACGATATAAACATGTATCCATGCAAATGCAAGTGCATGTTACTGCGACAAGTCTATCGGTGTTAATAAATTGGAATTGAAGCTATGAAGTCGATCTTTTGGTTGCCTTACCTTAATCTgattaattaaatcttttaatcttACTCTAcataaagattatatatatatatatatatatatataatcctaatttatatttgatatttgataAGGATgatttttgtcaattaaaatatataGACAATCAAAAGTAAGTATCTAGTTTTGGAATCAAATTCAGATTTTTTGTTATAGTtacttttgaaaaattattctaataattattttttattatttatagatcaTTAAAGAGTTAAATAATTTGCTATATAAAGCATGATTACATTCTTATATACCAATAGTTGAGGAGATAAATGTATTAGCTGAGGAGTTAAGATACCAATAACTGAGGAGCCATGATTGGGCAATCACATACCACTGAGGGCTTCATGAGTcatatcaattatatatatatatatatatataactagataaaaaaaattatttttcattctaCGAGAAGCAAACTCAAACTAGAATATGTACAGATGATGTTAGAGAAGAATAATTAAAACCACATAAACCTCAATAAGCTGAATATAAAAACTGCCAGATATATTTTAAGACACTTAGGAGGTTCATGTATCACTGTGATAACATAGTTTGACTAATGCAATCCATAAAACAGTGCACAAACAACTTGAAAAATATTTGAATCGATGATATAAATATGTTATCCACAAATCTATTCCAGCAAAATTGCATACACGCAATCACTATAAAACAAGGAGTCAAACAAGATGAAAGATAAGGGGAGTAAAATAAGGAGTCAAGGAAGATGAAAGATAAGGGGAGCATTTGTGAAAAAGGAGACTCTAAAAAggaaatcaaagaaaaaaataaagaaagataaAGAATTAGATCCAAAAGGATTTGTTGATCTTAGCCCAACTTCGAAGAAGGAGATTGAATATAAGAAAAAGATGATTGTCATATTGAaagtatgttttatattttttataagatgTATTAAACAGGAATGAACTAAAATGTTTTGATCCAACAAAATCTTATGCAAGCTGAAATCGTCgtggggtttttttttttttaattaaagctTCATTGTACTTTATTAGTTTTGTATTTATCTATTAAATATAAGGTAATtaactaaattatttaatttctttGATAATATAATTTATCAATCAAAATAATCTTGAGAGTTGAACTTTATGTTATTGCTTCGTGAAGTTGATAGATTTCAACAATATGTTATAAGGTTATGTAATAGATACATATGCTAACATTCTAATTAAGAAGGCATGTACTCCACCTAAAGAATTTTGTGTGCTATATGTAGTAATGTATTCATGATTTCGATGTACATTTAGTATTCAGtgttattgatatttttcttatttgataTAGAATTTATAGGTTACCGACTTTCCTTATTGTTTTACAAATATTTCAAAGGAAATAACCCTATATTATTTAGATAATTTAGCATAACACATCAAGCAAGaccaattaaatatattttttgattgttAATGTGTATAAAAAGATTTGGGAGCACTATAATTCAATGTCCAATGTAAAATATAAGATTAAAAGATATTATAAAATGGTAAGTGTTCATTGGATTccttttaaatcttttatttcgataaataaatttaatgaaGCTTATTTCTAATATTGTAATTAAACACATTGAAGAATATAAGTGACGCAAATCTAGAATTATTATATCTCGAAATTACGCTAATCATCGAATCAAAGAATGGTCATAGAAAAAATATAACAAATAGCAAGTTGCATCATAAGTTACTATAAACAttgtaaaatatcataaatagtcTATCATTGATTAATTAATCAATTAATCaattttatatgttttatattCATTATAAAGTATATCAGAATTTTTAGTGTTGTTCTTTCACAAGCGAAAGCAAATGAAGGAGTTTCCATTACAAATTGTAAGATCAATTTTCGAGATAAAAATTTTCGTGAACATTTTTTAGTTTTCATAAGAGTTGTATGCAtttgatcaaaattatatatatgatattgtaAATCCTGTAAAATATAGAATGGTAGTGTACATTTTCAATTTCATGGAGAATATGATTCTTCaaaattttttgatattattatatattataatattatataataataatattattatataataattttgatattattcttcaaaattatataatattaaaagtttgatattattatttcttatatcACATCAATAGGTTTGGATTATGTGTTATTTTTGGATTATGTGTAAACTTGCCAAGTAAAAACAACAATTAATCCAAACCTATTGATgtgattaataataataataataatatttgatgCCGAAAGATGCGTCTTCCGCAAACGGGTCGGGCGTGCCCGACACGCAAAGGAACCCTAAAACCCGCAACACGCGACGGTCTCATCGCTCCCCCGTCGCGTTCTATTTAAGCCGTCCTAAAAATCTCCGTCTTCCGCCGAGTTTGGGGGTTGAGGACATTCCATCCCATCCTAAGCAATAAAGCAATGGCGGCCTGCTCCTCTGCTGCGGCGGTCCTGCCGACCTGCGACCTCCGCCGCAGTTCCGTTTCCCTCCGCGCCGCGAAGCTCTCCGCCTTCGGGTCGCAGCGCGTCGCGCGGCTTTGCCGCCTCGCGACCGGGACCCGCCGGCTTAGCGCCCTCCCGCAACGCCGAGTTCTTCCGCGGGTGATTCGTCCTGCCCCCTTTCCCAACGCTTTCTTTCGTTCGATTTGTTTCGATGATGATTAGTTTGGATTTGgaatcttgatttttcttttgctcGAAGAACTCTAATATTTGGAAATTTGAAGTGCTACCGGTATTTGTCTCTTCTTTGCGCTTGATTCTTGGATATTACAGGTCCTTGCATGAGTGATATGTTGTGACGTGGTGATTCGATGCTAAGTAATGTCTGATTTCTTTTAGAATTCGCACGGTCTCGAAATTGACCCGATTATTGCTTCTATGGGTCAATTATTTATGGCCTTTGGATGATATTAGCGTCTCTGTTTGTGGTAATTCGAGCTTGGTTTGAATGGTTGTAGCCGATGAGAAACTAAAAGCTGAGATGATGCCTTTTAAGTGTTAGACGATAATTCAATTGGAAGGCGTCTGATATAGAGAATTCAGCCGGTGTGATATTTCGGTTAAATGCTTATATCTTATAATAGAACTGCATTTTTCCGGAATCTGAGTATTTACATTAGCTATTCTAATATCGCATGTTCTTTAGCAGTTGGAGTGAGGTACTTGGAAGACATAGTTCGGAATTGCCTGCTGCATTGCATAGCTTTTTCTGATTCGACATGTTGTCACAGAATGATGAAAATTTTCCCGTGCCTACCTGTGaatagatttttttatgaattttcacTGCTTGTATGCATTCTTTTAGCTGCCTATGAAGCATAAGCTGGAGTGGTACGTAACATATCTTGACAGTCAAAAAggtgtttcttttttttgtgtgtgtgtatgtagaaggattttttattttttttattcagaaGCTAAAATTTCACCTCTCTCATGAATAGGTTTAGCCTGATCCTGTTATGCGCTCTAGTTTATTGTTGTTTAAATGAGCGATGAGCATCCTTTTACCTGACAAAGAATGTGTAGCAGGATAGATTAAGGAATTGGGCTTGGCACCTTTTTTATACATGCCCATTTTATGCATTTTTCTTGTTTTATTTATTATCCAGATGTAATTAGAAGGTGTACTAAGTTGAATTTAACAACAATCTTTCTTCGTATGTCTGTCGaaggattttttattttttatattcagaAACTAAAATTTCACCTCTCTCACAAATAGGTTTAGCCAGATCCTGTTATGCGCTCTAGTTTATTGTTGTTTAAATGAGCGATGAGCATCCTTTTACCTGACAAAGAATGTGTAGCAGGATAGAATAAGGAATTGGGCTTGGCACTTTTTTTATACATGCCCATTTTATGCATTTTTCTTGTTTCATTTATTATCTAGATGTAATTAGAAGGTGTATGAAGTTGAATTTAACAACAATCTTTCTTCGTATgtcgaataattttttattttttttattcaaaagctAAAATTTCACCTCTCTCATGAATAGGTTTAGCCTGATCCTGTTATGCACTCTAGTTTATTGTTGTTTAAATGAGTGATGAGCATCCTTTTATCTGACAAAGAATGTGTAGCTGGATAGATTAAGGAATTGGGCTTGGCACTTTTTTTATACATGCCCATTTTATGCATTTTTCTTGTTTCATTTATTATCCAGATGTAATTAGAGGTTGTACGAAGTTGAATTTAACAACAGTATTTCTTTATTTGGTTTTACAGATAGAAGCAAAGAAGCAAGCCTTCTcttcttttgatgaattgttggaAAAATGTGATAAGCCTCTGTTGGTTGAC is from Musa acuminata AAA Group cultivar baxijiao chromosome BXJ1-6, Cavendish_Baxijiao_AAA, whole genome shotgun sequence and encodes:
- the LOC103989091 gene encoding thioredoxin Y, chloroplastic codes for the protein MAACSSAAAVLPTCDLRRSSVSLRAAKLSAFGSQRVARLCRLATGTRRLSALPQRRVLPRIEAKKQAFSSFDELLEKCDKPLLVDFYATWCGPCQFMVSVLEEVSEKMKDKIQVVKIDTEKYTSIADRYQVKALPTFIIFKDGKPLDRFEGAMPAHQLIQRIEDAFKVKQ